One Candidatus Sulfurimonas baltica DNA segment encodes these proteins:
- the hisS gene encoding histidine--tRNA ligase — protein sequence MINSLRGMNDILSEDYERFTYFINTATDIAQKYGFHFIETPLLEETALFKRSVGESSDIVGKEMYQFIDKGENDVCLRPEGTAGVVRAFVQKKLDKAGGIYRYFYHGSMFRYERPQKGRLRQFHQFGVESFGVDSVYEDATMIMMVSDILKKLGIGYRLQLNSLGDNNCMPDYRTNLVKFVQACKDDICEDCIRRLDTNPIRVLDCKNAKCQELYVGAPKLIQNLCPTCSDDFETLKKILQNNGIDYEIDTNLVRGLDYYSKTAFEFVSDNIGSQSAIAGGGRYDRLVEFLDGRPTPAVGFAMGIERLMELIVMPESVRSGYYLGAMDDEAIDLVVGLTQKKRALHKATCDYKTKNLKSHLKAADKVNAKYCAVIGSNEIADGTVWIKDLENKTEQTIPLKDF from the coding sequence ATGATTAATTCACTAAGAGGAATGAATGATATTTTAAGTGAAGACTATGAGAGATTCACTTACTTTATCAACACAGCCACAGATATAGCTCAAAAGTATGGCTTTCATTTCATAGAGACTCCTCTGCTGGAAGAAACAGCACTTTTTAAACGCTCAGTTGGTGAATCTAGTGATATCGTCGGCAAAGAGATGTATCAGTTTATAGACAAAGGTGAAAACGATGTTTGTCTTAGGCCTGAGGGGACAGCCGGTGTTGTTCGTGCATTTGTACAAAAAAAACTTGATAAAGCTGGTGGAATATACCGTTACTTTTACCATGGTTCAATGTTCCGTTACGAGAGACCTCAAAAGGGTCGTTTAAGACAATTTCATCAGTTTGGCGTTGAGAGTTTTGGCGTTGACAGCGTTTATGAAGATGCTACTATGATTATGATGGTTAGCGATATTTTAAAAAAGCTTGGTATCGGATATAGGCTTCAGCTGAATTCACTTGGTGATAACAACTGTATGCCAGATTATCGCACTAACTTAGTTAAATTTGTGCAAGCGTGCAAAGATGATATATGCGAAGATTGTATCCGCAGATTAGATACTAACCCTATCCGTGTGCTTGACTGTAAAAATGCTAAGTGTCAAGAGTTATATGTTGGTGCTCCAAAGCTTATACAAAATCTTTGCCCTACATGTAGCGATGATTTTGAGACTCTTAAGAAAATTTTACAAAACAATGGAATTGATTACGAAATAGACACTAATTTAGTTCGTGGGCTTGATTATTACTCTAAAACAGCCTTTGAATTTGTAAGCGATAACATAGGAAGCCAAAGTGCCATTGCTGGTGGTGGCAGATATGACAGACTTGTTGAGTTTTTAGATGGTCGCCCTACTCCTGCTGTTGGTTTTGCTATGGGAATTGAGAGGCTTATGGAGCTTATTGTAATGCCCGAGAGTGTAAGAAGTGGTTATTATCTTGGCGCTATGGATGATGAAGCTATTGATTTAGTTGTTGGTTTAACTCAGAAAAAAAGAGCACTCCATAAAGCTACATGTGACTACAAGACAAAAAATCTTAAAAGCCATTTAAAGGCAGCTGACAAAGTTAATGCTAAATATTGCGCAGTTATAGGTTCAAATGAGATTGCAGACGGCACAGTATGGATTAAAGATCTAGAAAATAAAACAGAACAAACAATACCTTTGAAGGATTTTTAA
- a CDS encoding tetratricopeptide repeat protein — MKKTFILLAVIISINLCADSQALLNQNNKDCEDGNMTGCYNLEVLYYNGEIVVQDKKKAQELYNKSCYGGNIDACLNLGFLYSNGYGVAKDKKKAFELYTKACDNKNADACLNLGVLYSEGEGVAQDKKKAQELYAKACDGGNNSACLNLGFLYSNGYEVAKDKKKAQELYTKACDAGFINGCFNLGVLYYLGDGIKQDKKKAQELYTKACDAGFLNGCFNLAYLYFYKEEQQVSISSFLDFNYAHGKTDEKKKAKYLFEKACEGGIANSCFTLGNLFYYKKNEDKFDISFFLDFNYKEEKAKEIEKAKNLFEKACNGGVVQGCENYKRLSSDSF, encoded by the coding sequence ATGAAAAAAACTTTTATTTTGTTGGCTGTAATAATTAGTATTAATTTGTGTGCAGACTCACAAGCTTTATTAAATCAAAACAATAAAGATTGTGAAGATGGAAATATGACTGGCTGTTATAACCTAGAAGTTTTATACTACAATGGTGAAATAGTAGTCCAAGACAAGAAAAAAGCCCAAGAGTTATATAATAAGTCATGCTATGGCGGAAATATTGATGCTTGTTTAAATCTTGGTTTTTTGTATTCTAATGGTTATGGAGTAGCAAAAGATAAGAAAAAAGCTTTTGAGCTATACACTAAAGCATGTGATAATAAAAATGCAGATGCTTGCTTGAATTTAGGGGTTTTATATTCTGAAGGGGAGGGAGTAGCCCAAGACAAGAAAAAAGCTCAAGAGTTATACGCTAAAGCATGTGATGGTGGAAATAATTCTGCTTGTTTAAACCTTGGATTTTTGTATTCAAATGGTTATGAAGTAGCCAAAGACAAGAAAAAAGCCCAAGAGTTATACACGAAAGCCTGTGATGCAGGCTTTATAAATGGTTGCTTTAATCTAGGAGTTTTATATTATCTTGGTGATGGAATTAAGCAAGACAAGAAAAAAGCTCAAGAGCTATACACTAAAGCTTGTGATGCAGGCTTTTTGAATGGTTGCTTTAATCTTGCATATTTGTATTTTTATAAAGAAGAACAACAAGTATCTATTTCAAGTTTTTTAGATTTTAATTATGCTCATGGAAAAACCGATGAGAAAAAGAAAGCTAAATATTTGTTTGAAAAAGCATGCGAGGGCGGTATTGCAAATAGTTGTTTTACCCTTGGGAATTTATTTTATTATAAAAAGAATGAAGATAAATTCGATATTTCATTTTTTTTAGATTTTAATTATAAAGAAGAAAAAGCTAAAGAGATAGAAAAAGCAAAAAATCTTTTTGAAAAAGCTTGCAACGGAGGGGTTGTTCAAGGGTGTGAAAATTATAAAAGACTAAGTAGTGATAGTTTCTGA
- a CDS encoding methyl-accepting chemotaxis protein: MKKDIRNLLIIISIILSLGMTVIYYVYNEHKQVTIKNKELIKKEQVEINFSNKKTQIEQAFKKMYESARTISLLPSVRQIDSGNRLSEDEDIVSTGRFSEDAFATVQQLYNDLVSNVNVSEIYAVADGLDFQKGQFPFFMFDSLAIGNEQENENDARVNPDFPEEAEEAEYLYYPTQIEYFKKKYPIFNYKNLGEIPALFSPLLRTCDNTQYVSKSTGNVEDSFGILYSVPFYNDQNRVKGIISIIFRKNLLESLLVGVPFIIITDNDKKMAKEIDFSMPKEFSQFVLYNTKHNIYIADRRDKEIVSLVSAKNKDISNFHELVINTTGESDWKLFMRIPETLYAQNLQQESEIYKLKIGFIVFTTLFLIIFMIYRTQKLLHNINSGTKEFDDVVRDLINNISLSVEQSSKNKDILYTTNENIENSFLMTNENSVRLQKNYKVLAELVTSMKDVMSKIDSNSEKQNDAVHAMNKLNEQAGEILKVINFINEIANQTNLLALNAAIEAARAGQHGLGFSVVADEVKQLANKTKKSLIEISATTNLITQSIGKIGSDLEHNSQEILHVSEYTKDLVEKADRTKNELTKTISASESLILNNHEVKENLETLIEGMEIITEFSKKNKKSSEDIQAVALKRFNV, encoded by the coding sequence ATGAAAAAAGACATAAGAAACCTTCTGATTATAATTTCCATTATATTATCACTAGGTATGACCGTCATATATTATGTGTACAATGAACATAAACAAGTCACAATAAAAAATAAAGAGCTTATAAAAAAAGAGCAAGTTGAAATTAATTTTTCAAACAAAAAAACACAAATTGAACAGGCTTTCAAGAAGATGTATGAGAGTGCAAGGACAATTTCACTACTTCCATCTGTTAGACAGATAGATAGCGGTAATAGATTAAGTGAAGATGAGGATATTGTATCTACAGGGAGGTTTTCAGAAGATGCTTTTGCAACCGTTCAACAACTCTATAATGATTTGGTATCAAATGTAAATGTATCAGAAATCTATGCTGTTGCTGATGGACTTGATTTTCAAAAGGGTCAATTTCCTTTTTTTATGTTTGACTCTCTGGCAATTGGAAATGAGCAAGAAAATGAAAATGATGCTAGAGTAAATCCTGATTTTCCTGAGGAGGCTGAAGAAGCTGAATACTTGTATTACCCGACTCAAATTGAATATTTTAAGAAAAAATATCCAATATTCAACTATAAAAATCTAGGAGAAATCCCTGCTCTTTTTTCGCCACTTTTAAGAACTTGTGATAATACTCAATATGTTTCAAAATCAACCGGTAACGTAGAAGATAGTTTTGGCATCTTATACTCTGTGCCTTTTTATAATGATCAGAACAGAGTAAAAGGTATCATCTCTATAATTTTTAGAAAAAATTTGCTTGAATCTCTGCTAGTTGGTGTCCCTTTTATAATAATTACTGACAATGATAAAAAAATGGCAAAAGAGATTGATTTTTCAATGCCAAAAGAGTTTAGTCAGTTTGTTTTGTATAACACAAAACATAATATCTACATTGCAGATAGACGAGATAAAGAGATTGTTTCGTTAGTGAGTGCCAAGAATAAAGATATTTCAAACTTTCATGAATTGGTAATTAATACAACTGGAGAGAGTGACTGGAAACTTTTTATGAGAATTCCAGAGACTCTTTATGCCCAAAATCTTCAACAAGAGAGTGAGATTTATAAACTAAAAATAGGTTTCATAGTATTTACAACCCTGTTTTTGATTATATTCATGATTTATAGAACACAAAAGTTATTACATAATATTAATAGTGGCACAAAAGAGTTTGATGATGTTGTGCGAGATTTAATAAATAATATTTCATTGTCAGTAGAACAATCATCAAAAAATAAAGATATTCTTTATACCACTAATGAGAATATAGAAAATAGCTTTTTAATGACAAATGAAAATAGTGTTAGATTACAAAAAAACTATAAAGTTTTAGCAGAATTAGTAACTAGTATGAAAGATGTAATGTCAAAAATAGACTCAAATAGTGAGAAACAAAATGATGCGGTGCATGCCATGAATAAATTAAATGAACAAGCTGGTGAAATCTTAAAAGTAATAAATTTTATCAATGAGATTGCAAATCAAACAAATTTATTGGCATTAAATGCAGCAATTGAAGCAGCTCGAGCAGGACAACATGGATTGGGTTTTTCAGTTGTTGCAGATGAAGTTAAACAACTTGCCAATAAAACAAAAAAAAGCCTTATAGAGATTAGTGCAACAACAAATCTCATAACACAAAGCATAGGTAAAATTGGAAGTGATTTAGAGCATAACTCTCAAGAGATTTTGCATGTCTCAGAATATACAAAAGATCTTGTTGAAAAAGCAGATAGAACAAAAAATGAATTAACAAAAACCATAAGCGCATCAGAGAGTCTAATATTAAACAACCATGAAGTAAAGGAAAATTTAGAGACTCTAATAGAAGGTATGGAAATTATCACAGAATTCTCAAAGAAAAATAAAAAATCCAGTGAAGATATTCAAGCCGTTGCTTTAAAGAGATTTAATGTTTAA
- the tmk gene encoding dTMP kinase, protein MYIALEGIDTAGKSTQISNLAKYYPDAIITKEPGATKIGKEIREMVLNARAKSKKAEFLLFLADRAEHIKEVIEPNISRMIISDRSAVSGVAYALVQGEIDKKDLVSLNNFATNGIYPEKVFLLKLTKEELEFRLSQKELDGIELRGSKYLLEIQDALIEATKLLNLELIEIDATKSREDITIEILNNIKD, encoded by the coding sequence ATGTACATTGCACTAGAAGGGATTGATACTGCAGGTAAAAGCACGCAGATAAGTAATTTAGCAAAGTATTATCCAGATGCAATAATCACAAAAGAGCCAGGGGCTACAAAAATTGGCAAAGAGATAAGAGAGATGGTTCTTAACGCTCGTGCCAAAAGTAAAAAAGCTGAATTTTTACTTTTTTTAGCAGATAGAGCGGAACATATAAAAGAGGTAATTGAGCCAAATATATCAAGAATGATTATATCTGACAGAAGTGCAGTAAGTGGTGTTGCTTATGCGTTAGTTCAAGGTGAAATAGACAAAAAAGATTTAGTTTCACTAAACAACTTTGCTACAAATGGAATTTATCCAGAGAAAGTTTTCTTGCTTAAACTCACAAAAGAAGAACTAGAGTTTAGACTTTCTCAAAAAGAGCTAGATGGGATAGAACTCAGAGGGTCCAAATACCTATTAGAAATTCAAGATGCTCTAATAGAAGCTACGAAACTCCTAAATTTAGAGCTTATAGAGATAGATGCAACAAAAAGTAGAGAAGATATAACAATAGAGATATTAAATAATATTAAAGATTAG
- the coaD gene encoding pantetheine-phosphate adenylyltransferase: MRKIALYPGTFDPITNGHFDIIERALRLFDEVIIAVAISQDKKPMFSLDERIEMTKEAVKSLSNVTVVGFDNLTVELAKTHDASIIIRGLRAVSDFEYELQLGYLNNSLDDTIETVYLMPKLQNAFISSSIVRNLLKFNGKTEHLLPQEVQKIIGSMTSCTLH; the protein is encoded by the coding sequence ATGAGAAAAATAGCACTTTATCCTGGCACATTTGATCCTATAACAAATGGTCATTTCGACATAATCGAGAGAGCTTTAAGACTTTTTGATGAAGTAATAATAGCAGTTGCTATTTCTCAAGATAAAAAGCCAATGTTTTCCCTTGATGAGAGAATAGAGATGACTAAAGAAGCTGTTAAAAGTTTAAGCAATGTAACCGTTGTTGGTTTTGACAACTTAACTGTTGAACTTGCAAAAACACACGATGCAAGTATAATCATTCGCGGCCTAAGAGCTGTAAGTGACTTTGAATATGAGCTCCAGCTTGGATATCTAAACAATTCTCTTGATGACACCATTGAGACTGTATATCTTATGCCAAAACTACAAAATGCGTTTATAAGCTCATCAATTGTCAGAAATCTTCTGAAATTTAATGGTAAAACAGAGCACTTGCTACCGCAAGAAGTTCAAAAAATTATAGGAAGTATGACATCATGTACATTGCACTAG
- a CDS encoding UbiX family flavin prenyltransferase, giving the protein MKLIVATSGASGVNLGLKVLKLLPLDIDKHFIMTKNSEIVLDKEMSVTVHENEDISASIASGSFGSDAMIIAPCSMNTLAKIACGISDNLVTRCASVMIKEQKKLILAPREMPFSAIALENMQKLATLGVIIAPPVMAYYSEQQTLDEMENFIIGKWFDLLNIENNLYKRWK; this is encoded by the coding sequence ATGAAGTTAATAGTAGCTACAAGTGGTGCCAGCGGAGTAAACTTAGGTCTTAAGGTACTTAAACTACTCCCGTTAGATATAGATAAACATTTTATTATGACAAAAAACTCTGAGATAGTTTTGGATAAAGAGATGAGTGTTACAGTACATGAGAATGAAGACATCTCAGCAAGCATAGCCTCTGGTTCATTTGGAAGTGATGCTATGATTATTGCTCCTTGCAGTATGAACACACTTGCAAAAATAGCATGTGGAATTTCGGACAATCTTGTAACAAGATGTGCTAGTGTTATGATTAAGGAGCAAAAAAAGCTTATACTTGCCCCAAGAGAGATGCCATTTTCTGCAATAGCATTAGAAAACATGCAAAAACTAGCTACCTTAGGTGTAATTATCGCACCGCCTGTTATGGCTTACTACTCTGAGCAACAAACTCTTGACGAGATGGAAAATTTTATAATTGGGAAATGGTTTGACCTACTTAATATAGAAAATAATTTATACAAAAGATGGAAATAA
- the flgA gene encoding flagellar basal body P-ring formation chaperone FlgA, whose translation MLTKTFFSLFIYLTLYSSSTLDETYYVNTKTINLSHIIPNVKNDSKLFSIENTKHTKRVKTKDLLNTLKQLGYAEFSSKSSYTNFVLKSPIDTSKIELKIKNYYQNKYENINITDIFIEPRGYLVSLPENYTVNIRSRNYLSRSGVIYIKTSDNKKMFFNYDVTATVLVYISKKKIKKDVELSVLNVSKKSIILDKFVDKPIQNVTKGLFQSKRHISENKILTIRDVETFNIVKRDSLINVSLKSNHMTISFSAKALQDGKENDIIRVQKNNGTRVKVRITGKNRAEMQ comes from the coding sequence ATGCTAACAAAAACTTTTTTTTCACTTTTTATCTACTTAACGTTATATTCCAGCAGCACTTTAGATGAAACTTACTACGTAAATACAAAAACTATCAATCTTTCACATATAATTCCTAATGTAAAAAATGATTCAAAACTATTTTCAATTGAAAACACTAAACACACAAAAAGAGTAAAAACAAAAGATTTATTAAACACGCTAAAACAACTTGGATATGCAGAGTTTAGCTCAAAAAGCAGTTATACAAACTTTGTATTAAAAAGTCCTATCGATACATCAAAGATAGAACTAAAAATAAAAAATTATTATCAAAACAAATATGAAAACATTAATATTACAGATATTTTTATCGAGCCAAGAGGTTATTTGGTATCATTGCCTGAAAATTACACAGTAAACATTAGAAGCAGAAATTATTTATCAAGAAGCGGAGTGATATATATTAAAACATCAGATAATAAAAAAATGTTTTTCAACTATGATGTTACAGCTACTGTTTTAGTGTATATAAGTAAAAAAAAGATAAAAAAAGATGTAGAGCTATCAGTTTTAAATGTGAGTAAAAAGAGTATAATTTTGGATAAATTTGTAGATAAGCCGATACAAAATGTAACCAAAGGTCTGTTTCAAAGTAAGCGTCACATATCTGAAAATAAAATTTTAACCATTAGGGATGTTGAAACTTTTAATATTGTAAAAAGAGACTCTTTGATAAATGTCAGTTTAAAAAGTAATCATATGACAATAAGCTTCAGCGCCAAAGCTCTTCAGGATGGAAAAGAAAATGACATCATAAGAGTTCAAAAAAATAATGGGACAAGAGTTAAAGTTAGAATTACCGGTAAAAATAGAGCGGAGATGCAATGA
- a CDS encoding flagellar biosynthesis protein FlgL → MRVTPSMYYKNVAAEGSRANERLFDVNKQIASGLKIQYASDNIGVFTDTMRLDNELITLNQVAKSVESGYKTSDQTDIILNEFDTSMNRMNTLLIQAANGTNDSVSLDAIAAELRGLEGHFISLANTSINGQYLFSGSAVDTKPISADGKYKGNNISMNAFLGSGVEQQYNLTGADLFLGEEVLVKREITSNVVQTNLSSKYPDFTDATVTGTPTTISSSDTIRDLMGDTDNSIVPPNNHYFYLSGTQSDGTAFKKQIQMTDTNTIDDLLIAIGDEYGNGVVDVVNVSMNSSGQIVIEDKLKGSSKLDFHIVGATDFSGGGAANVNNIDSLDSGETNFDEIINPTVPPANNLYVKEFVKSPYSSAIAGITNIDALLYDRTQFSVSGSTISSNVSQILKDDNAFATNSTKLHEVFSGVTYDLDGTYTGGLDGKSLILQGKTVSNTDYNVSINLLDGGSTFSLDTDNDGNYDNGTYNIFNMDSTRVATPASEMTYRQLMDVVNMAVSGNFPATAPGNDTQYDAAIMASNNIGSTSLSSDGKISFSDFNIASTNATIAIYDSNSGDFTTDASVATFNTNNALTIRDPKTDFFKTLGEVITSVENYKFHPDTSSGDIRSIGIENSISKLNDLRDHVSKSHAQVGAQSNALTFSLERTQILEISTMSLRSSVIDTDLAEASLQLTQLTNNYSAMLYTVGKVSQLSLVNYL, encoded by the coding sequence ATGAGAGTAACACCTAGCATGTACTACAAAAATGTGGCTGCAGAGGGCTCTAGAGCAAACGAGAGGTTGTTTGATGTAAATAAGCAGATTGCATCTGGACTTAAAATTCAATATGCCAGTGATAATATAGGTGTCTTTACGGATACTATGAGACTTGATAATGAGTTGATTACGCTAAATCAAGTCGCTAAAAGTGTTGAGAGTGGCTATAAAACTTCGGATCAGACGGATATTATTTTAAATGAGTTTGACACAAGTATGAATAGGATGAATACCCTTCTTATTCAAGCTGCCAATGGTACAAACGACTCAGTATCTCTTGATGCTATAGCTGCAGAGTTAAGAGGCCTTGAAGGTCATTTTATCAGCTTGGCAAACACATCTATTAATGGTCAGTATCTATTCTCTGGTTCAGCAGTAGACACAAAACCAATAAGTGCTGATGGGAAATACAAGGGAAATAATATTTCAATGAACGCATTTTTAGGATCGGGAGTGGAGCAACAGTATAATTTGACCGGTGCTGATCTATTTTTAGGTGAAGAGGTTCTTGTTAAAAGAGAAATTACAAGCAATGTTGTTCAAACTAATTTAAGTTCTAAATATCCTGACTTTACAGATGCGACAGTTACCGGAACTCCTACTACCATTTCAAGCAGTGATACTATTCGAGATTTGATGGGCGATACAGATAATTCTATAGTGCCTCCTAATAATCATTATTTTTACCTTAGCGGTACACAAAGTGACGGCACGGCATTTAAAAAACAGATACAAATGACAGATACCAATACAATAGATGATTTATTGATTGCAATAGGTGATGAGTATGGTAATGGGGTTGTAGATGTGGTTAATGTTTCAATGAACTCTTCAGGGCAGATTGTTATAGAAGATAAGCTGAAAGGTTCAAGCAAATTAGATTTTCATATAGTAGGTGCGACAGATTTTAGCGGTGGTGGCGCTGCAAATGTGAATAATATAGATTCATTGGATAGCGGTGAGACAAATTTTGATGAGATTATAAATCCAACTGTTCCTCCAGCTAATAATCTTTATGTTAAAGAGTTTGTTAAATCTCCATATAGTTCAGCTATTGCCGGCATCACGAATATTGATGCTCTCTTGTATGATAGAACACAGTTCAGTGTTTCAGGTAGTACAATTTCATCAAATGTTTCTCAAATTCTAAAAGATGACAATGCATTTGCAACTAATTCTACAAAACTTCATGAAGTTTTTTCTGGAGTCACTTATGATTTAGATGGAACCTATACTGGTGGTTTAGATGGAAAATCTTTAATATTACAAGGTAAAACCGTATCTAATACGGACTATAATGTAAGCATTAATCTTTTAGATGGAGGTTCCACATTTTCACTAGATACTGATAACGATGGTAACTATGATAACGGAACATATAATATTTTTAATATGGATAGCACAAGAGTAGCAACGCCAGCAAGTGAAATGACATATCGTCAACTTATGGATGTTGTAAACATGGCTGTAAGTGGTAATTTTCCAGCTACTGCACCAGGTAATGATACTCAGTATGATGCAGCAATAATGGCTTCAAATAATATAGGAAGTACCTCTCTGTCATCTGATGGTAAAATAAGTTTTTCTGATTTTAATATAGCTAGTACGAATGCTACTATAGCTATTTATGACTCAAATAGTGGAGATTTTACTACAGATGCATCTGTTGCAACATTTAATACAAATAATGCATTAACAATTCGTGACCCAAAAACAGATTTTTTTAAAACTTTAGGAGAAGTTATAACTTCTGTTGAAAATTATAAATTCCATCCAGATACTTCAAGTGGTGACATAAGAAGCATAGGGATAGAAAATTCAATTTCAAAATTAAATGATTTAAGAGATCATGTATCTAAATCTCATGCTCAAGTTGGAGCTCAGTCAAATGCTCTTACGTTTTCATTAGAGAGAACACAGATACTTGAAATTTCAACAATGTCGCTCCGTTCATCTGTAATAGATACAGATCTAGCTGAGGCATCTTTGCAGTTGACACAATTGACCAATAACTATTCGGCTATGCTGTATACAGTTGGTAAAGTTTCTCAATTAAGTCTGGTAAACTATTTATAA